Proteins encoded within one genomic window of Deltaproteobacteria bacterium HGW-Deltaproteobacteria-2:
- a CDS encoding membrane-bound O-acyltransferase family protein, whose translation MLFNSHIFIFLFLPITVLVYFMLGRHNHRISAVWLIAASLFFYGWWNPAYVGLLIGSILFNYSVGAALAQENAEKNTIHKKAILIFGVASNLCLLGYFKYVNFFLSTINNLTDAGWTLGSVILPLGISFFTFTQIAYLVDAFRGEVKERDLVYYALFVTYFPHLIAGPILHHKEIIPQFSRKSTYSFSYENIAVGLTIFSLGLFKKVVLADSIAPVAQAIFEAASKGQALTLIEAWSGAIGYSLQLYFDFSAYSDMAVGLSKLFGVSIPLNFYSPYKADNIIEFWRRWHISLSRFLMDYLYIPLGGNRLGTARRYLNIMITMFLGGLWHGAGWTFILWGSLHGFYLVINQAWRSLRKYFGHDLHKSTLIGSLTARLMTFIAVVIAWVLFRADNLESAFAVYSGMLGLNGCVLPEVWLNYFGALGNWLENSGVIFGTLPAFTKALQAPVLIMLLICIAWFLPNTQQFMQKFKPAINIYRGHLTTSTLWIKWVPSWQWATYFALVMSISIIMIDQLSEFLYFQF comes from the coding sequence ATGTTATTTAATTCTCACATATTTATTTTTCTTTTCTTGCCGATTACAGTGCTGGTTTATTTCATGTTGGGCCGCCATAACCACCGTATAAGCGCTGTATGGCTCATTGCCGCATCACTCTTCTTTTACGGATGGTGGAATCCGGCCTATGTAGGACTCCTCATAGGTTCTATCCTTTTTAATTATTCGGTTGGTGCAGCGCTTGCGCAAGAGAATGCAGAAAAAAACACAATACACAAGAAAGCTATTCTGATTTTTGGGGTGGCATCTAATCTTTGTCTTCTCGGCTATTTTAAGTACGTCAACTTCTTTCTTTCAACTATTAATAATCTCACAGACGCTGGATGGACACTGGGAAGTGTTATACTTCCACTAGGCATTTCTTTTTTCACATTTACCCAGATCGCTTACCTTGTTGATGCGTTCAGAGGTGAGGTAAAGGAAAGAGACTTGGTTTATTATGCTTTATTCGTTACTTACTTTCCTCATCTTATCGCAGGTCCAATACTCCATCATAAAGAAATCATCCCGCAATTCAGTCGCAAAAGCACCTACTCGTTTAGTTATGAAAATATTGCTGTGGGCCTTACAATATTTTCACTGGGTCTTTTCAAAAAAGTTGTCCTGGCTGACAGTATTGCACCTGTAGCGCAGGCTATATTTGAAGCGGCTTCAAAAGGTCAGGCACTCACGTTGATTGAAGCTTGGTCAGGGGCTATTGGTTATTCATTGCAACTTTATTTCGATTTTTCAGCTTATTCGGATATGGCCGTCGGGCTTTCCAAATTATTTGGCGTGTCTATCCCTTTAAATTTTTATTCACCCTATAAAGCTGACAATATTATAGAATTCTGGCGGCGCTGGCATATATCCCTTTCTCGTTTTCTGATGGATTATCTTTATATACCACTTGGTGGCAATAGATTGGGAACAGCGCGTCGTTATCTTAACATTATGATAACAATGTTTCTGGGTGGTCTATGGCACGGTGCCGGCTGGACATTTATCTTGTGGGGTAGCCTGCACGGCTTTTATCTTGTTATCAATCAGGCTTGGCGTTCTTTGCGCAAATATTTTGGGCATGATTTGCATAAGTCCACTTTAATAGGAAGTTTAACTGCCCGATTAATGACATTTATAGCCGTTGTAATCGCATGGGTACTTTTTAGGGCGGATAATTTGGAGAGCGCTTTTGCTGTTTACAGCGGTATGTTAGGGCTAAATGGATGTGTGCTGCCTGAAGTATGGTTGAATTATTTTGGCGCGCTGGGTAATTGGCTTGAAAACAGTGGCGTCATTTTCGGTACACTGCCGGCTTTTACAAAAGCACTGCAGGCCCCTGTGCTGATTATGCTTTTAATCTGTATTGCTTGGTTTTTGCCCAACACGCAGCAATTTATGCAGAAATTTAAGCCTGCGATTAATATTTATCGTGGCCATTTAACCACATCTACCCTTTGGATTAAGTGGGTGCCCAGTTGGCAGTGGGCTACGTACTTTGCATTGGTGATGTCGATAAGCATTATAATGATAGACCAGCTCAGCGAATTTCTTTACTTTCAGTTCTAA